In one Candidatus Planktophila vernalis genomic region, the following are encoded:
- a CDS encoding exonuclease domain-containing protein produces the protein MHLSEATFVVVDLETSGAAPSTGAGITEIGAVKVRGGVVIGEFETFVNPGVQISEFITQLTGITDQMLSNAPTIAQVFPSFIEFLGPESENVLVAHNAPFDVGFLKAAAAHLDYPWPNHHVTDTARLARYVLTKDDVINCKLATLAEFFGATTSPTHRALDDARATVDVLHGIIERLGSFGITTLPQFKKVKKRLVSG, from the coding sequence ATGCACCTATCGGAAGCCACCTTTGTGGTTGTGGATTTAGAAACCTCAGGCGCTGCCCCTTCAACTGGCGCAGGAATAACAGAGATTGGCGCAGTTAAAGTGCGCGGCGGCGTAGTGATTGGTGAGTTTGAAACCTTTGTAAATCCGGGTGTTCAGATTTCAGAATTCATCACACAACTCACTGGGATTACAGATCAAATGCTTTCCAACGCTCCGACGATCGCTCAAGTATTTCCCTCATTTATTGAGTTCTTGGGGCCAGAGAGTGAAAATGTATTAGTTGCACACAACGCTCCTTTTGATGTGGGATTCCTAAAGGCTGCTGCTGCGCATCTTGATTACCCATGGCCCAATCACCATGTCACTGACACTGCCAGATTAGCTAGATATGTATTGACCAAAGATGATGTCATCAACTGCAAATTAGCCACCTTGGCAGAGTTCTTTGGAGCAACTACTTCCCCCACGCACCGCGCCCTAGATGATGCCCGTGCCACGGTAGATGTTTTGCATGGAATTATCGAAAGACTGGGAAGTTTTGGAATTACGACTTTGCCACAATTCAAAAAAGTTAAGAAGCGGCTAGTTTCTGGCTAA
- a CDS encoding phosphomannose isomerase type II C-terminal cupin domain translates to MDEDVRPWGRYEILSESSDHKVKRIVVNAGARFSYQRHQHRSEHWFIVSGNAKVTHEGLEFEMSAGDSIDIAQGELHRLANIGSEPVIFIEVQSGSYFGEDDIERIEDDYNR, encoded by the coding sequence ATGGACGAAGACGTCAGACCGTGGGGTCGCTATGAAATCTTGTCTGAAAGTTCAGATCACAAAGTAAAGCGAATTGTTGTTAATGCTGGCGCTCGTTTTTCTTACCAACGCCATCAACATCGCTCTGAACATTGGTTCATCGTCAGCGGCAATGCAAAGGTCACTCATGAAGGCCTTGAATTTGAAATGTCAGCTGGAGACTCGATTGATATCGCCCAAGGCGAGCTTCACCGTTTAGCAAACATCGGTAGTGAGCCTGTTATTTTTATTGAGGTCCAGAGCGGTTCATACTTTGGTGAAGATGATATTGAGCGTATCGAGGATGACTACAACCGATAA
- a CDS encoding NRAMP family divalent metal transporter, which yields MTTTRKIRLAALLSVMGPGIIAGLSDDDPAGITTYSQLGAKFGYQMLWVLVLSTLALVIFQDLGARIGVVTRQGLIGLVRQKYGARSGTLSASALIIANFGTLTAEFAGIAVAGELFGISRFITVPAGALVVSALVLRGSFANVEKVFFALSAIFISYIVAGFMANPDWGQAARGVFVPSMPFTQDAIYLATATLGTTLAPWGLAFIQSYAVDKRLTRDDLKLLRIDVWTGSLLTGIIGFFVVITCAATLNKQGITDITDASQAAQALEPLAGSLAKALFAIGLVGAALLAASILPLSTAYSVGDLTGQPAALDDGPKEAPLFYATFGVMTVLASGLILIPGLPLIKVLVFTQILNAILLLPLLLFMFGISKDERLMGEYASSTRMRVVYGAIISLVATCVLALLWFGINA from the coding sequence ATGACAACAACGCGCAAGATTCGTTTAGCTGCACTTCTTTCAGTCATGGGTCCTGGAATCATTGCTGGGCTTTCAGATGATGATCCAGCCGGCATCACGACCTATTCACAGCTCGGTGCCAAATTTGGTTATCAAATGCTGTGGGTGCTCGTTCTCTCCACTTTGGCATTAGTTATCTTCCAAGACTTAGGTGCTCGCATCGGTGTTGTTACACGTCAAGGACTCATTGGATTAGTTCGTCAAAAGTATGGTGCTCGCTCTGGAACTCTTAGTGCAAGTGCTTTGATTATTGCTAACTTTGGAACTCTCACAGCTGAATTTGCAGGTATTGCTGTGGCTGGAGAGCTCTTTGGAATCTCACGTTTCATAACAGTTCCCGCAGGGGCTTTAGTTGTCTCAGCCCTTGTGCTGCGTGGCTCCTTTGCAAACGTAGAAAAGGTTTTCTTTGCACTCTCTGCAATCTTTATTTCATACATCGTCGCCGGTTTCATGGCTAATCCAGACTGGGGACAAGCTGCGCGCGGTGTTTTTGTGCCATCGATGCCATTCACACAAGATGCTATTTATCTAGCAACTGCAACCCTTGGAACAACCCTTGCCCCTTGGGGACTTGCCTTCATTCAAAGCTACGCCGTTGATAAGCGCTTAACTCGCGATGATTTGAAACTACTTCGCATTGATGTGTGGACGGGTTCACTGCTCACAGGAATTATAGGTTTCTTTGTAGTCATCACCTGTGCCGCAACTTTGAACAAACAAGGCATCACAGACATCACTGATGCTTCCCAAGCGGCCCAGGCCCTTGAGCCATTAGCTGGATCACTAGCAAAAGCTCTCTTTGCAATCGGATTAGTAGGTGCAGCACTACTAGCTGCTTCGATTTTGCCTTTATCAACTGCCTATTCTGTTGGAGATCTCACCGGGCAACCTGCAGCACTCGATGATGGACCAAAAGAGGCACCCTTGTTTTATGCCACATTTGGTGTCATGACAGTTTTGGCTTCAGGGCTCATTCTTATTCCTGGATTACCACTGATTAAAGTTCTGGTTTTCACTCAGATTCTTAACGCAATCTTGCTCCTGCCACTTCTGCTTTTCATGTTTGGAATCTCAAAGGATGAGCGCTTAATGGGTGAGTACGCATCAAGTACTCGCATGCGCGTTGTTTATGGTGCCATCATCTCTTTAGTAGCAACCTGCGTTTTGGCACTTCTCTGGTTTGGCATTAACGCTTAA
- a CDS encoding c-type cytochrome — translation MKRLSRYRRHKAAGPMLLIFALLAIGTTFSVASATVTETQSVLDRSASIEEGKQIFLKGCSSCHGLNAEGASIAPSLIGVGAASVDFQVGTGRMPMADMSTQAMRKPRVYNEEETAALAAYVASLAPGPAIPGESELNYERDGNSAEGGELFRNNCAMCHNFAGQGGALSQGKYAPTLMGVEPKHIYEAMITGPQSMPVFSDKTITPEEKLSMIKWIKAAEAEPNLGGATMGRIGPVTEGLLAWVLGLGLLIGIAVWLTTRAR, via the coding sequence GTGAAGCGTTTATCGCGTTACCGTCGACATAAGGCCGCTGGCCCAATGCTTCTAATTTTTGCTCTCCTTGCGATAGGAACTACTTTCTCTGTTGCAAGTGCAACTGTTACAGAGACCCAGAGCGTTTTAGATCGCTCGGCATCTATTGAAGAAGGAAAGCAAATATTCCTTAAGGGTTGTTCTTCTTGTCACGGACTCAACGCTGAAGGTGCATCTATCGCGCCATCTTTAATTGGAGTTGGCGCAGCTTCTGTTGATTTCCAAGTTGGAACAGGCCGTATGCCAATGGCTGATATGAGCACACAGGCCATGCGCAAACCCCGTGTCTATAACGAGGAAGAGACTGCAGCCCTAGCTGCCTACGTTGCTTCGTTAGCTCCTGGTCCTGCTATTCCAGGTGAATCTGAACTTAATTATGAGCGAGATGGAAACTCCGCCGAAGGTGGCGAGCTATTTAGAAATAACTGCGCAATGTGTCACAACTTTGCTGGTCAAGGTGGTGCGCTATCGCAAGGTAAGTACGCACCAACACTTATGGGTGTTGAACCAAAACATATTTATGAAGCAATGATTACTGGCCCACAATCAATGCCAGTCTTTAGTGATAAAACAATTACACCTGAAGAAAAACTTTCCATGATCAAGTGGATCAAGGCCGCTGAAGCTGAACCAAATCTAGGCGGTGCAACAATGGGCCGCATTGGACCTGTTACAGAAGGTTTGTTGGCTTGGGTATTAGGGCTAGGACTGCTCATTGGTATTGCAGTCTGGCTAACTACGAGAGCAAGGTAG
- a CDS encoding cytochrome b: MTTTEKKIGTAANFVDERLGAAKWVKKSLNKVFPDHWTFMFGEVCMYSFIILLLSGTFLTFWFDPSQKEIVYNGSYEPLQGLKMSAAYASTLNISFEVRGGLLMRQIHHWAANIFMAAIVAHLLRVFFTGAFRKPREFNWILGILLLTLGLVEGLLGYSLPDDLLSGTGLRITSAIIQAIPVVGTYAAFFLFGGEFPGTDFIPRIFTLHILIIPGIFLAVITIHVMLVWYQKHTQFPGVGRTENNVVGHPILPVYMAKAGGFFFVVFGITAFISAVASINPIWLYGPYTPGQISAGSQPDWYMGWLDGLVRMAPPLETHAFGHTISWNILIPAVIVPGIIFTGMALYPFIESWITGDKREHHLLDRPRNVPNRTALGVMSITFVMISLINGGNDIIATNFDLSINQIMWFSRIGIFILPPLAFIITKRLCLSLQRADRELLLHGAETGRLLRLPHGEFVEVHAPISPEKAYLLQSHEQLVPLEIEDVDARGVRRPGAIKNKIQRRLSKAHAVSVPKVTEQELKEIENH, from the coding sequence ATGACAACTACTGAAAAGAAGATCGGCACCGCAGCTAACTTTGTTGATGAGCGCCTTGGTGCTGCCAAGTGGGTTAAGAAGTCCCTGAACAAGGTCTTCCCTGATCACTGGACGTTCATGTTCGGTGAAGTGTGTATGTATTCATTTATCATTTTGTTGCTCTCAGGAACTTTCTTAACATTCTGGTTTGATCCTTCCCAAAAGGAAATTGTTTATAACGGCTCTTATGAGCCACTCCAAGGTCTAAAGATGTCGGCTGCATATGCCTCAACTTTAAATATCTCATTTGAAGTTCGCGGCGGTCTCTTAATGCGCCAAATTCACCACTGGGCCGCAAACATCTTCATGGCTGCAATCGTTGCCCACCTTTTGCGCGTGTTCTTCACTGGCGCATTTAGAAAGCCACGTGAGTTCAACTGGATCCTTGGAATTCTCCTACTCACTCTTGGTCTAGTAGAGGGACTTCTTGGTTATTCACTTCCTGATGACTTGCTCTCTGGAACTGGATTACGTATTACTTCAGCGATTATTCAAGCTATTCCAGTAGTTGGCACATACGCTGCATTCTTTTTATTCGGTGGAGAATTCCCGGGAACCGACTTTATCCCGCGCATCTTTACCCTGCATATTTTGATCATTCCTGGAATCTTCTTAGCTGTCATCACGATTCACGTGATGTTGGTTTGGTACCAGAAGCACACACAGTTCCCAGGTGTTGGTCGCACAGAAAACAACGTTGTTGGTCACCCAATTTTGCCGGTCTACATGGCTAAAGCTGGTGGATTCTTCTTCGTAGTATTTGGAATCACCGCATTCATATCAGCCGTTGCCTCCATTAACCCGATCTGGCTCTATGGTCCATACACTCCTGGACAAATTTCAGCAGGTTCGCAACCTGACTGGTACATGGGCTGGCTCGATGGTCTTGTGCGAATGGCTCCCCCATTAGAAACTCACGCATTCGGTCACACCATTTCCTGGAATATTTTAATTCCAGCAGTAATTGTTCCTGGAATTATCTTCACAGGTATGGCGCTCTATCCATTCATCGAGAGTTGGATTACTGGCGATAAGCGTGAGCATCACTTACTAGATCGACCACGCAACGTGCCAAACCGCACCGCACTTGGTGTCATGTCAATTACCTTTGTAATGATTTCACTTATCAACGGTGGAAATGACATTATCGCGACGAATTTTGATCTATCGATTAACCAAATCATGTGGTTCTCTCGCATAGGAATCTTTATTCTTCCACCGCTAGCTTTCATCATCACAAAGCGTCTGTGTTTGTCATTGCAACGTGCAGATCGCGAACTTCTCCTTCACGGAGCAGAGACTGGTCGCCTACTTCGCTTGCCACACGGTGAGTTCGTAGAAGTTCACGCGCCTATCTCTCCAGAGAAGGCTTACCTATTGCAATCTCACGAGCAGTTAGTACCGCTTGAGATTGAGGATGTTGATGCTCGTGGTGTTCGCAGACCCGGTGCAATAAAGAACAAGATTCAACGCCGTTTGAGCAAGGCGCATGCAGTCTCTGTTCCTAAGGTAACTGAGCAAGAATTAAAGGAGATCGAAAACCACTAG
- a CDS encoding cytochrome c oxidase subunit 3, with the protein MSSTSVAAHHKITRPNAVAVGTIVWLSSELMFFAALFAIYFTTRAVQGPAIWTEAGEILNIPFAALNTTILVLSSVTCQFGVFAAERFQNHRTGSIFQLNKWGMREWFALTFLMGSFFIGGQIYEYAALVEEGLTLSSSAYGSIFFIATGFHGLHVTGGLLAFLIVLIRVSKARRFTHEQATTAIVVSYYWHFVDVVWIALFSAIYLIK; encoded by the coding sequence ATGTCGAGTACATCAGTAGCTGCCCACCACAAGATTACCCGCCCCAACGCCGTTGCGGTTGGCACAATCGTGTGGCTATCAAGTGAGTTGATGTTCTTTGCCGCACTCTTTGCTATTTATTTCACTACTCGCGCAGTGCAGGGTCCAGCGATTTGGACAGAGGCAGGCGAGATTCTCAATATTCCATTTGCAGCGTTGAACACAACAATTCTTGTTCTCTCATCTGTTACATGTCAGTTCGGAGTATTTGCTGCAGAGCGATTCCAAAACCACCGCACAGGTTCAATCTTCCAGCTCAACAAATGGGGAATGCGTGAATGGTTTGCGCTGACTTTCCTCATGGGTTCTTTCTTTATTGGTGGACAAATTTATGAGTATGCCGCTCTTGTGGAAGAAGGCTTAACACTTTCTTCATCTGCCTATGGTTCTATCTTTTTCATCGCAACAGGTTTCCACGGTTTGCACGTAACCGGTGGACTTCTTGCTTTTCTTATTGTGCTCATCCGTGTTTCTAAGGCCCGTCGCTTTACACACGAACAAGCTACAACTGCAATTGTTGTTTCGTATTACTGGCACTTCGTCGACGTCGTGTGGATCGCCCTCTTCTCAGCGATCTACCTCATTAAGTAA
- a CDS encoding magnesium transporter MgtE N-terminal domain-containing protein: MKAPTKKPIARVVNTVERAVGRRDLVLARKGVRDSVVSLAGLLGCPVTNEDGREIGRLVDVVVKHGQDAYPPVSGLIVKVGLRRSFIDGARIAKLERHQIKLSSTTINLTDYKRRSDESLLDADVLDHQIVDVNGLRVVRSSDLYLAPLDKEIRVVGVDISFVTFLRRIFPGALGRRATPQHVLDWATVASLADTSGVVKTSGSKTALSQLRPADLADLIEDLAGREQSALIEMLDPELAADALEEMEDEELQGLLRGLSEERAAELLSRMEPDESAEVLRDLSDEHREDILKAMDVKMAKQLRQLIAFDETLAGGIMTTHMVFAQENDTCGAALARLVENRDRDISDGVVIVDSKGKLVDHIQIIELVAAKSTALLSTLIGPPYPTSVQIDSPLEEVIEEFSNNRGASIVVIDEKGKPVGRILADDLVDALKPEEQHGLSKGTGALS, encoded by the coding sequence ATGAAAGCCCCAACCAAAAAGCCTATTGCCCGTGTGGTCAATACCGTTGAGCGCGCCGTGGGGCGCCGTGATCTGGTGTTGGCACGCAAAGGTGTTCGCGATTCTGTTGTTTCACTTGCAGGATTATTGGGCTGTCCAGTTACCAATGAAGATGGCCGTGAGATAGGTCGTTTAGTAGATGTTGTCGTTAAGCATGGCCAAGATGCTTATCCACCAGTCTCAGGATTGATCGTAAAAGTAGGTTTGCGTCGATCATTTATTGATGGAGCCCGTATTGCAAAGCTAGAGCGCCATCAAATCAAGCTCTCTTCCACAACAATTAATTTGACTGACTACAAGCGCCGCAGCGATGAATCATTGTTAGATGCCGATGTTCTTGATCACCAGATTGTGGATGTGAATGGGCTACGAGTTGTGCGTTCCTCAGATCTTTACTTAGCGCCTCTAGATAAAGAGATTCGCGTAGTTGGCGTGGATATCTCTTTTGTTACTTTCCTTCGCCGCATCTTTCCTGGTGCACTTGGTCGTCGTGCAACACCTCAACACGTTCTGGACTGGGCAACAGTTGCATCCCTTGCCGACACTTCCGGAGTTGTTAAAACCTCTGGTTCTAAAACCGCACTTTCACAACTGCGCCCTGCTGACTTGGCAGATTTGATCGAAGATTTAGCTGGACGTGAACAAAGTGCATTGATTGAAATGTTGGATCCAGAGTTGGCTGCCGATGCACTGGAAGAAATGGAAGATGAAGAATTGCAAGGCCTTCTTCGTGGTTTGAGTGAAGAGCGAGCCGCCGAACTTCTAAGTCGCATGGAACCAGATGAGTCTGCTGAAGTACTGCGCGATTTAAGTGATGAGCACCGTGAAGATATTTTGAAAGCAATGGATGTCAAGATGGCTAAGCAGTTGCGTCAGCTCATTGCTTTCGATGAGACCCTCGCCGGTGGAATCATGACCACTCACATGGTCTTTGCCCAAGAAAACGACACGTGTGGTGCGGCTCTTGCCCGCCTTGTTGAAAACAGAGATCGCGATATTTCTGATGGCGTTGTTATCGTTGATAGCAAAGGCAAGTTAGTTGATCACATCCAAATTATTGAGTTGGTGGCCGCTAAATCCACCGCGCTTTTGAGCACTCTTATCGGACCTCCTTACCCAACATCTGTCCAAATTGATTCTCCACTGGAAGAAGTAATCGAAGAGTTTTCAAACAACCGAGGGGCATCCATCGTTGTAATTGATGAAAAAGGAAAGCCTGTAGGACGAATTTTGGCTGATGACTTGGTGGATGCACTTAAGCCAGAAGAACAACATGGTTTATCTAAAGGAACAGGTGCGCTCTCATGA
- a CDS encoding response regulator transcription factor translates to MAKKQILVYADDSTVRKAVIDALGTRTASDIAEHQIHEFATAAALRSYVDNNTNIDLFILDGEAVPEGGLGVARQLKDEVFNCPPVLVITGRKEDAWLAAWSMAEASIVHPIDPFTLARSAAELLRGTAPAVV, encoded by the coding sequence ATGGCAAAGAAGCAGATTCTGGTTTATGCAGATGATTCAACTGTACGAAAGGCTGTCATTGACGCCTTGGGTACCAGAACGGCCAGCGATATAGCAGAGCACCAGATCCATGAGTTTGCCACGGCTGCAGCCCTTCGCTCTTATGTCGATAACAACACAAACATTGATTTATTCATCCTCGATGGTGAAGCTGTTCCAGAAGGCGGTCTGGGAGTTGCCCGTCAACTCAAAGACGAAGTTTTCAACTGCCCTCCAGTACTAGTCATAACAGGGCGCAAGGAAGATGCATGGCTTGCCGCATGGTCGATGGCGGAAGCATCAATAGTTCACCCAATTGATCCATTCACTCTTGCCAGAAGTGCTGCCGAACTTCTACGCGGCACAGCACCTGCTGTAGTTTAA
- a CDS encoding ubiquinol-cytochrome c reductase iron-sulfur subunit, protein MSNELTPIDDSALPQHAPRATDVHPASEKRAEQQVAILFGLSGFGSLLLIYSYIFVKDTVFIFIPIMGNQNAQQLGIGIGMAMSLFFIGIAAIHWAKTLMPDKEIVNHRHEFRSSDEDRAELVQTVKEGVAGVQLGRRKLIKRSLGAAVGLFALPPVLLLRDLGPLPGKKLEMTNWKAGTRLLTDPGNRPILASDLEVGSVVQVLPAVADMEHRPLSDIAKDPVLLIRLRPEEFQLEPDRLAMTHEGIIAFSKICSHMGCAVALYEQTTKHLLCPCHQSTFDVTRAAKVIFGPAARPLPQLDITVDAEGYLVARAPFNEAVGPSFWERNSQ, encoded by the coding sequence GTGTCTAATGAATTAACTCCTATTGATGACTCAGCACTGCCTCAACATGCACCACGTGCGACAGATGTACATCCTGCATCCGAAAAGCGTGCAGAGCAACAAGTAGCGATTCTCTTTGGTCTCTCTGGTTTTGGTTCGCTTCTTCTGATTTATTCCTACATCTTTGTTAAAGACACTGTATTCATCTTCATTCCGATTATGGGCAATCAGAACGCTCAGCAATTAGGAATCGGTATTGGTATGGCTATGTCGCTGTTCTTTATTGGCATCGCTGCAATTCACTGGGCCAAAACTTTGATGCCAGATAAAGAGATTGTTAATCACCGCCACGAATTTCGTTCAAGTGATGAAGATCGTGCAGAGTTAGTTCAAACTGTTAAAGAGGGTGTGGCTGGAGTTCAACTCGGTCGCCGTAAGTTAATCAAGCGCTCACTTGGCGCAGCCGTTGGCCTCTTTGCTCTTCCTCCTGTTCTACTCCTTCGCGATCTTGGTCCACTACCTGGAAAAAAGTTGGAGATGACGAACTGGAAAGCAGGAACTCGCCTGCTCACTGATCCGGGCAACCGTCCTATCTTGGCCTCAGACCTTGAAGTTGGCTCTGTAGTTCAGGTTTTGCCCGCTGTTGCTGACATGGAACATCGTCCATTGAGTGATATCGCAAAAGATCCTGTTCTCCTGATTCGTTTGCGACCAGAAGAGTTCCAGTTAGAGCCAGATCGCCTTGCGATGACCCATGAAGGAATTATCGCCTTTTCAAAGATTTGTTCACATATGGGATGCGCAGTTGCACTCTATGAACAAACAACAAAACACCTCTTGTGTCCATGTCACCAATCAACATTTGATGTGACTCGCGCTGCCAAGGTCATCTTTGGACCCGCAGCTAGACCATTGCCTCAACTCGACATCACAGTCGATGCTGAAGGTTATTTAGTAGCACGTGCACCATTTAATGAAGCAGTCGGACCTAGTTTCTGGGAGCGAAACTCACAATGA
- a CDS encoding alpha/beta hydrolase, producing MAIVNDCTVIDSTRMVFTMAVETAPPGWMQDWSAQGSGKNARVGVLLVHGFTGAPPSMRPWGEFLHSKGYTVRVPLLPGHGTKPEDLNKVKWQEWPAKVQSELDQLFKSCDQVFVAGLSMGGATTLFVAAENNNRLSGLILVNPMINRSSAVLSRLPLWAKYLLTFTVKLRASVGNDIKRPGITEHGYDATASKGAYELFRMLKVTRPKLSKVTIPVQLFHSINDHTLPVCNTEIIMDELGSTNKVRIELINSYHVATLDYDQELIFQNSLTFIQGLTRP from the coding sequence GTGGCGATAGTAAATGATTGCACTGTCATTGACAGCACGCGTATGGTGTTCACCATGGCAGTTGAAACAGCACCCCCAGGTTGGATGCAAGATTGGTCGGCGCAAGGCTCAGGCAAAAACGCTCGCGTTGGAGTCTTACTTGTTCATGGATTTACTGGAGCCCCACCATCAATGCGTCCATGGGGCGAATTCCTGCACTCCAAGGGTTACACCGTTCGAGTCCCATTACTTCCGGGACATGGAACGAAACCTGAGGATCTCAATAAAGTGAAATGGCAAGAGTGGCCAGCAAAAGTTCAATCTGAATTGGATCAGTTGTTCAAAAGCTGTGATCAAGTATTCGTGGCTGGTTTATCAATGGGTGGTGCAACCACCCTCTTTGTTGCAGCTGAGAACAACAATCGCTTGAGTGGCCTCATTCTTGTTAACCCAATGATCAATCGTTCATCTGCTGTTTTATCGCGTCTTCCTCTGTGGGCAAAATATCTCCTAACCTTCACAGTCAAACTACGGGCCAGTGTTGGAAATGATATTAAGCGACCTGGGATTACCGAGCATGGATACGATGCAACTGCATCAAAGGGTGCCTATGAATTGTTTAGAATGCTGAAAGTAACTCGTCCAAAGCTGAGCAAAGTCACCATTCCCGTTCAGCTTTTTCATAGTATCAACGACCACACCCTTCCAGTCTGTAACACTGAAATCATTATGGATGAACTTGGATCGACAAATAAGGTCCGCATTGAACTCATCAACAGTTATCACGTTGCCACCCTTGATTACGACCAGGAGCTGATTTTCCAGAACTCACTAACTTTTATCCAAGGGCTCACTCGCCCCTGA
- the trpD gene encoding anthranilate phosphoribosyltransferase encodes MSKELWDRYFSILESGLDLEPADVAWCMNQILEGKADNELIKKFLLSLKAKGETSEEVGALVAQMYEHSAPISITERAVDTVGTGGDGAHTINISTTAAIIAAAAGAKVVKHGNRAASSKSGAADLLEALGVAVTLDGKGVETTFSQLGIGFCFAPVFHPAMRFAAPARKELGVPTVFNILGPLSNPAKPKAAAIGVANDRMHLVMAQVLADKGVDGFVFRGDDGLDEITLATTTSVLTLGNGQIASDLLDPLDFGIARAPISALAGGDATENARITSAIFAGEKGAPRDAVVLNAAAAIAAYEGEMELSLHDRIQKGVERATMAIDSGAAAKLLSQWAALSQKLAAS; translated from the coding sequence ATGTCGAAAGAGTTGTGGGATCGTTATTTCTCAATTCTTGAAAGTGGGCTGGATTTAGAGCCAGCCGATGTTGCCTGGTGCATGAATCAGATTCTTGAGGGAAAAGCCGATAACGAGTTAATTAAAAAGTTTTTGCTTTCTCTAAAGGCAAAAGGTGAGACAAGTGAAGAAGTGGGTGCGCTAGTTGCCCAGATGTATGAGCATTCTGCGCCAATCTCCATTACAGAGCGCGCGGTCGACACAGTTGGAACCGGTGGCGATGGCGCGCACACTATTAACATCTCAACCACCGCTGCAATTATCGCTGCAGCTGCTGGAGCAAAAGTTGTAAAGCATGGAAACCGCGCAGCATCATCGAAATCAGGAGCAGCAGATTTATTGGAGGCGCTAGGTGTTGCAGTAACGCTAGATGGCAAAGGCGTTGAAACCACTTTTTCACAGCTTGGAATTGGCTTTTGTTTCGCCCCTGTTTTTCATCCAGCAATGCGCTTTGCTGCCCCTGCCCGTAAAGAGTTAGGCGTGCCAACAGTTTTTAATATCTTGGGCCCGCTATCTAATCCAGCTAAACCGAAGGCTGCAGCGATTGGCGTTGCCAATGATCGAATGCATTTAGTGATGGCCCAGGTATTGGCAGATAAGGGCGTAGATGGCTTCGTTTTCCGGGGCGATGATGGCCTTGATGAAATAACTCTTGCAACAACTACTTCTGTTTTAACTTTAGGTAATGGGCAAATAGCTAGTGATTTATTAGACCCACTTGATTTTGGAATTGCTAGAGCCCCGATTTCAGCCCTTGCTGGGGGAGATGCAACTGAAAATGCCAGAATAACTAGCGCTATTTTTGCTGGCGAAAAAGGTGCACCGCGTGATGCTGTTGTATTAAATGCAGCGGCTGCAATTGCAGCCTATGAAGGTGAGATGGAATTGAGCCTTCATGATCGAATCCAGAAGGGTGTTGAACGAGCCACCATGGCTATTGATAGTGGTGCTGCAGCAAAGCTACTTTCACAGTGGGCAGCACTTAGCCAGAAACTAGCCGCTTCTTAA